A portion of the Streptomyces erythrochromogenes genome contains these proteins:
- a CDS encoding Cmx/CmrA family chloramphenicol efflux MFS transporter, with translation MPVAVYVLGLSVFALGTSEFMLSGLLPPIADDMGVSIPQAGLLISAFAIGMVVGAPLLAVATLRLPRRTTLIALISLFGLGQVAGALAPSYELLFASRVVAALACAGFWAVGAAVAIAMVDKDQRARAMAVMIGGLSIANVLGVPAGAFLGEHLGWRSAFWSVGAASAVALVGILALIPRIPLPAERPTLRRELRIYGDRQVWLAIGITALAAGGVFCAFSYLSPLLTDVAGLESKWVPWILGLFGIGALVGTTIGGRVADAHLFGVMIWGIAASTVFLAVLALLASAAVAAIALSFLLGVSAFFTAPALNARMFNVAGAAPTLAGATTTAAFNLGNTGGPWLGGTVIDAGLGFSATAWAGAAMTVTAIALTVLALRLDRRTPPRTTRIVTGSTAAPVPTRA, from the coding sequence ATGCCCGTCGCCGTCTACGTCCTCGGACTGTCCGTCTTCGCACTCGGCACCAGCGAATTCATGCTCTCCGGGCTGCTGCCGCCGATCGCCGACGACATGGGCGTCAGCATCCCGCAGGCGGGCCTGCTCATATCCGCCTTCGCGATCGGCATGGTCGTCGGCGCACCCCTGCTGGCCGTGGCCACCCTGCGCCTGCCCCGCCGCACCACCCTCATCGCCCTGATCAGCCTCTTCGGCCTCGGGCAGGTCGCGGGCGCGCTGGCCCCCTCCTACGAGCTCCTCTTCGCCTCCCGCGTGGTCGCGGCCCTCGCCTGCGCCGGTTTCTGGGCCGTCGGCGCGGCCGTCGCCATCGCCATGGTCGACAAGGACCAGCGGGCCCGCGCGATGGCCGTGATGATCGGCGGCCTGTCCATCGCGAACGTCCTCGGCGTCCCGGCCGGCGCGTTCCTCGGCGAGCACCTGGGCTGGCGCTCCGCGTTCTGGTCGGTCGGCGCGGCCTCCGCGGTCGCCCTCGTCGGCATCCTGGCGCTGATCCCCAGGATCCCGCTGCCCGCCGAGCGGCCGACGCTCCGCCGCGAGCTGCGCATCTACGGCGACCGCCAGGTGTGGCTCGCCATCGGCATCACCGCGCTGGCCGCGGGCGGCGTCTTCTGCGCCTTCAGCTACCTGTCGCCGCTGCTCACGGACGTGGCCGGGCTGGAGTCGAAGTGGGTGCCGTGGATCCTCGGCCTCTTCGGGATCGGCGCGCTGGTCGGTACCACCATCGGCGGCCGGGTCGCCGACGCGCACCTGTTCGGCGTGATGATCTGGGGCATCGCCGCCTCCACCGTCTTCCTGGCCGTGCTCGCCCTGCTGGCCTCGGCCGCGGTCGCCGCGATCGCGCTGTCCTTCCTGCTCGGCGTCTCGGCCTTCTTCACCGCCCCGGCGCTCAACGCCCGCATGTTCAACGTGGCCGGCGCCGCCCCGACCCTGGCCGGGGCCACCACCACGGCCGCCTTCAACCTCGGCAACACCGGCGGCCCCTGGCTGGGCGGCACCGTCATCGACGCCGGCCTGGGCTTCTCCGCGACCGCCTGGGCGGGCGCCGCCATGACGGTCACCGCGATCGCCCTCACCGTCCTCGCCCTGCGCCTGGACCGCCGCACGCCGCCGCGCACGACCCGCATCGTCACCGGCAGCACCGCCGCCCCGGTGCCCACCCGCGCCTGA
- a CDS encoding HD domain-containing protein, protein MDIGIPSTDTTDLRARWQATVAEAGAPADRDPAPYADRLLAAWAEPQRRYHTTAHLADVLARIDVLAPYAADPAAVRLAAWFHDAVYRPDRSENEERSAALAERALPELGIDAARTAEVARLVRLTVTHDPAPGDTDGEVLCDADLAVLAGTPQAYAAYAAAVRDEYGFVPEDAFRTGRAAVLRQLLGLPRLFRTPHGTAHWEAPARANLASELAALTSGDSHH, encoded by the coding sequence ATGGACATAGGCATCCCGAGCACCGACACCACGGACCTCCGCGCCCGCTGGCAGGCCACCGTCGCCGAGGCCGGCGCCCCCGCCGACCGCGATCCCGCGCCCTACGCCGACCGCCTCCTCGCCGCCTGGGCGGAGCCGCAGCGCCGCTACCACACCACCGCGCACCTGGCCGACGTACTCGCACGGATCGACGTACTGGCGCCGTACGCCGCCGACCCCGCCGCCGTCCGGCTCGCCGCCTGGTTCCACGACGCCGTCTACCGCCCCGACCGCTCCGAGAACGAGGAGCGCAGCGCCGCCCTGGCCGAGCGCGCCCTCCCCGAGCTGGGCATCGACGCCGCGCGCACCGCCGAGGTGGCCCGCCTGGTCCGGCTCACCGTCACCCACGACCCCGCCCCCGGCGACACCGACGGCGAGGTGCTCTGCGACGCCGACCTTGCCGTCCTGGCCGGCACCCCGCAGGCGTACGCCGCCTACGCCGCCGCCGTCCGCGACGAGTACGGCTTCGTCCCCGAGGACGCCTTCCGCACCGGCCGCGCCGCCGTGCTGCGCCAGCTCCTCGGCCTGCCCCGGCTCTTCCGCACGCCCCACGGCACGGCGCACTGGGAGGCCCCGGCCCGCGCGAACCTCGCCTCCGAGCTGGCCGCGCTGACGTCCGGGGATTCACACCACTGA
- a CDS encoding copper homeostasis protein CutC: protein MSNRALLEVIALDVEDAVAAQAGGADRLELVTDMAADGLTPAREVFAAIRAAVDIPLRVMIRKADGFAAGDVSVLAATARELRAEGAREFVLGFLNADGSPDLAAVEAVVAELDGCAWTFHRAIDRAADRDQLRKALADLPGLDTYLTAGSAAGVDEGLAVLLAEAVRGGEPGYGPRILVGGGLTLAHVPVLRAGGIDAFHIGGAARPAGWHHPVSAAAVAEWRAVLD, encoded by the coding sequence ATGAGCAACCGTGCGCTCCTGGAGGTGATCGCCCTCGACGTGGAGGACGCGGTCGCGGCCCAGGCAGGTGGGGCGGACCGCCTCGAGCTGGTCACCGACATGGCCGCCGACGGCCTCACCCCGGCGCGCGAGGTGTTCGCGGCGATCCGGGCGGCGGTGGACATCCCGCTGCGCGTCATGATCCGCAAGGCGGACGGCTTCGCCGCGGGCGACGTCTCCGTCCTGGCGGCGACGGCGCGGGAGCTGCGGGCTGAGGGGGCACGGGAGTTCGTCCTCGGCTTCCTGAACGCGGACGGCAGCCCCGACCTGGCGGCAGTCGAGGCGGTCGTCGCGGAGCTGGACGGCTGCGCGTGGACCTTCCACCGGGCGATCGACCGCGCGGCGGACCGGGACCAGCTGCGCAAGGCGCTGGCCGACCTGCCCGGCCTGGACACCTACCTGACGGCGGGCTCGGCGGCCGGGGTCGACGAGGGGCTGGCGGTGCTGCTGGCGGAGGCGGTGCGGGGCGGCGAGCCGGGGTACGGGCCGCGGATCCTCGTCGGTGGCGGGCTCACCCTCGCGCACGTGCCGGTGTTGCGGGCGGGCGGGATCGACGCCTTCCACATCGGCGGTGCGGCGCGCCCTGCGGGCTGGCACCACCCCGTCTCGGCGGCGGCCGTCGCCGAGTGGCGGGCCGTACTCGACTGA
- a CDS encoding HelD family protein, whose protein sequence is MREDVEALDIRDVTANWVNAIVLQAQIDERIKALADLAHTPLFFGRLDYLHAPGADLAEGAEGEQFYIGRRHVHDADGDPMVIDWRAPVSQPFYRASKKDPQDIALRRRFGYTGGELTAYEDEHLSDPAEAAAVSKLLQQEIERPRVGPMRDIVATIQPEQDEIVRSGLSGSVCVQGGPGTGKTAVGLHRVAYLLYAHRERLARTGTLVIGPNRSFLHYIEQVLPALGELEVKQATVDDLVAREGLEVRGTDPAETAVVKGDARMAEVLRRAVRSHVGRPTEPLMVVRGSRRWRVPAYELEEMVEELQNRDIRYGAAREALPQRIAHAVLVRMEQAGEAPDDRVQDAVARNAAVKAAVKEVWPLVEPAKLVLRLLSDPDFLAEHAQDVLTADEQKLLLWPKPFRSVKSAKWSAADLVLIDEASDLVERTHSLGHVVLDEAQDLSPMQYRAVGRRCTTGSATVLGDLAQGTTPWATRSWDEALAHLGKPQAVLEELTAGFRVPREVIAYASRLLPSISPGLAPVSSVRETPGSLRIAEVTDLDAAVLEACRESLTHEGSIGLIAADARIPALAEALLAAGLPYLSPGEETTAESRLTLVPASLAKGLEYDYVVLDEPAAIVDGEPDERTGLRRLYVCLTRAVSGLTALHAAPLPPALA, encoded by the coding sequence ATGCGCGAGGACGTCGAGGCCCTCGACATCCGAGACGTCACCGCGAACTGGGTCAACGCGATCGTGCTCCAGGCCCAGATCGACGAGCGCATCAAGGCCCTCGCCGACCTCGCCCACACACCGCTCTTCTTCGGGCGCCTCGACTACCTCCACGCCCCCGGCGCCGACCTCGCCGAAGGCGCGGAGGGCGAACAGTTCTACATCGGCCGCCGCCACGTCCACGACGCCGACGGCGACCCGATGGTCATCGACTGGCGCGCGCCCGTCTCCCAGCCGTTCTACCGGGCGTCCAAGAAGGACCCGCAGGACATCGCACTGCGCCGCCGCTTCGGCTACACCGGCGGCGAGCTCACCGCGTACGAGGACGAGCACCTGTCCGACCCGGCCGAGGCGGCCGCCGTCAGCAAGCTGCTCCAGCAGGAGATCGAGCGCCCGCGCGTCGGCCCCATGCGGGACATCGTGGCCACGATCCAGCCGGAGCAGGACGAAATCGTCCGCTCCGGCCTGTCCGGCTCCGTCTGCGTGCAGGGAGGCCCCGGCACCGGGAAGACGGCCGTCGGCCTGCACCGGGTGGCGTACCTGCTGTACGCGCACCGCGAGCGCCTCGCCCGCACCGGCACCCTCGTCATCGGGCCGAACCGCTCCTTCCTCCACTACATCGAGCAGGTCCTCCCCGCCCTGGGCGAGCTGGAGGTCAAGCAGGCCACCGTCGACGACCTGGTCGCCCGCGAGGGCCTGGAGGTGCGCGGCACCGACCCCGCCGAGACCGCCGTCGTCAAGGGCGACGCCCGCATGGCGGAGGTGCTGCGCCGCGCAGTCCGCTCGCACGTCGGCCGCCCCACGGAGCCCCTGATGGTGGTCCGCGGCTCACGCCGCTGGCGCGTGCCGGCGTACGAGCTGGAGGAGATGGTCGAGGAACTGCAGAACCGCGACATCCGCTACGGAGCCGCCCGCGAGGCCCTCCCCCAGCGCATCGCGCACGCCGTCCTGGTCCGCATGGAGCAGGCGGGCGAGGCCCCGGACGACCGCGTCCAGGACGCGGTGGCCCGCAACGCGGCCGTGAAGGCCGCGGTCAAGGAGGTCTGGCCGCTCGTCGAACCGGCGAAGCTGGTCCTGCGGCTGCTCTCCGACCCGGACTTCCTCGCCGAGCACGCGCAGGACGTCCTGACGGCGGACGAGCAGAAGCTCCTGCTGTGGCCCAAGCCGTTCCGGAGCGTGAAGTCGGCGAAGTGGTCGGCGGCGGACCTGGTCCTCATCGACGAGGCGTCCGACCTGGTGGAACGCACCCACTCGCTCGGCCACGTCGTCCTCGACGAGGCGCAGGACCTCTCCCCCATGCAGTACCGGGCCGTGGGACGCCGCTGCACGACCGGCTCGGCGACGGTCCTGGGCGACCTCGCGCAGGGCACCACGCCGTGGGCCACGCGCAGCTGGGACGAGGCCCTGGCGCACCTGGGCAAGCCGCAGGCGGTGCTGGAGGAGCTGACGGCGGGCTTCCGCGTACCGCGCGAGGTGATCGCCTACGCCTCCCGCCTGCTGCCGTCGATCTCCCCCGGCCTGGCCCCGGTCTCCTCGGTCCGCGAGACGCCGGGTTCCCTGCGGATCGCCGAGGTCACGGATCTCGACGCAGCGGTGCTGGAGGCCTGCCGCGAGTCCCTCACCCACGAGGGCTCGATCGGCCTGATCGCGGCGGACGCCCGGATCCCCGCCCTGGCCGAGGCCCTGCTGGCGGCGGGCCTGCCGTACCTGTCCCCCGGCGAGGAGACGACGGCGGAGTCCCGCCTGACCCTCGTCCCGGCCTCGCTGGCGAAGGGCCTGGAGTACGACTACGTGGTCCTCGACGAGCCCGCGGCGATCGTCGACGGCGAACCGGACGAGCGGACCGGCCTGCGCCGCCTGTACGTCTGCCTCACCCGAGCCGTCTCGGGCCTGACGGCGCTCCACGCGGCCCCCCTCCCGCCGGCCCTGGCCTGA
- a CDS encoding serine hydrolase domain-containing protein — MGKSNGGFSGAGLRKVRDVLTRHVDSGKIPGVVALIGCGEETYVEAVGTMRHDGGAPMGRDTIFRMASTSKPVTMAASMALLDDCALRLDDPVDQWLPELAGRQVLKRIDGPVDDTEPARRPITVRDLLTSTFGLGIDLTALGSPIMNAIFEGGVFSQGAVPLPEQDEWMRRLGTLPLMRQPGEHWQYHLSHDVLGVLVSRVTGKPFETFLRERVLDPLGMKDTAFHVPADKIDRLPPSYAPDPQTGEFTVWDEAKGGQYSAPPAFQAGGGGLVSTVDDYHAYFRMLLNHGTHAAERILSRPAVELMTTNRLTPEQEATRSALARGAVHVSFGQGQQGGWGFGMAVRTYRGDYAPVGQFGWDGGTGTSAYADPENGLTGVLLTQVGLTTAAPAQLIHDFWTTVYQAVDA; from the coding sequence ATGGGCAAGAGCAACGGCGGCTTCTCCGGAGCAGGGCTGCGCAAGGTGCGCGACGTGCTGACGCGGCACGTCGACTCGGGGAAGATCCCCGGAGTGGTCGCCCTGATCGGCTGCGGCGAGGAGACGTACGTCGAGGCGGTCGGGACGATGCGCCACGACGGCGGCGCGCCGATGGGCCGGGACACGATCTTCCGGATGGCGTCCACCTCGAAGCCGGTCACCATGGCGGCGTCGATGGCCCTGCTCGACGACTGCGCGCTGCGGCTGGACGACCCGGTGGACCAGTGGCTGCCCGAACTCGCCGGCCGTCAGGTGCTCAAGCGGATCGACGGCCCCGTGGACGACACCGAGCCCGCGCGGCGCCCGATCACCGTACGGGACCTGCTGACCTCCACCTTCGGCCTCGGCATCGACCTGACGGCACTGGGCTCCCCGATCATGAACGCGATCTTCGAGGGAGGCGTCTTCAGCCAGGGCGCCGTGCCGCTGCCCGAGCAGGACGAGTGGATGCGCCGCCTCGGCACGCTGCCGCTGATGCGCCAGCCCGGCGAGCACTGGCAGTACCACCTCAGCCACGACGTCCTCGGCGTGCTCGTCTCACGCGTCACGGGCAAGCCCTTCGAGACGTTCCTGCGCGAGCGCGTCCTCGACCCGCTCGGGATGAAGGACACCGCCTTCCACGTGCCCGCCGACAAGATCGACCGGCTGCCTCCCAGCTACGCCCCCGACCCGCAGACCGGGGAGTTCACCGTGTGGGACGAGGCGAAGGGCGGGCAGTACAGCGCGCCTCCCGCCTTCCAGGCGGGCGGCGGCGGGCTGGTCTCCACCGTGGACGACTACCACGCCTACTTCCGGATGCTGCTGAACCACGGCACCCACGCAGCCGAGCGGATCCTGTCCCGGCCCGCCGTCGAGCTGATGACCACCAACCGGCTCACCCCCGAGCAGGAGGCCACCCGGTCGGCCCTGGCCCGCGGCGCCGTCCACGTGTCCTTCGGGCAGGGGCAGCAGGGCGGCTGGGGCTTCGGGATGGCGGTGCGCACCTACCGCGGCGACTACGCGCCCGTCGGCCAGTTCGGCTGGGACGGCGGAACCGGCACCTCGGCGTACGCCGACCCGGAGAACGGGCTCACGGGCGTCCTGCTCACGCAGGTCGGACTGACCACTGCGGCTCCGGCTCAGCTCATCCACGACTTCTGGACCACGGTCTACCAGGCGGTCGACGCCTGA
- a CDS encoding glycosyltransferase 87 family protein: MTLSPAPSRSPASLAGVLVTGSLLVLGVLCIALRVPVADDLVEDFSAAEWRPPAGYPPFAAILFTPAAWLPTGLLKAVLVLGNAGLLALLIALSCRLAGLPARTGPVLAATIAGLWLEPIFQAPLPGQINLALACLVVWDLARPGAALGKGFALGIAAGITLTPAVLVPYLLATRRVRAGLTALAALAATALLGRLVLPEESAAFWSRHLATTGRALVLDGPGLWVWCVPLLAVLVARVRTAHGRSVSRSPAARRRP; the protein is encoded by the coding sequence GTGACCTTGAGCCCCGCCCCCAGCCGCTCGCCGGCGTCCCTCGCCGGTGTGCTGGTGACGGGCTCGCTGCTCGTGCTGGGCGTGCTCTGCATCGCCCTGCGCGTCCCGGTGGCCGATGACCTCGTCGAGGACTTCTCGGCCGCCGAGTGGCGCCCGCCCGCCGGCTATCCGCCGTTCGCGGCGATCCTGTTCACGCCCGCCGCCTGGCTGCCGACCGGGTTGTTGAAGGCCGTGCTCGTCCTCGGCAACGCCGGACTGCTCGCCCTGCTGATCGCCCTGTCCTGCCGCCTCGCGGGGCTGCCGGCCAGGACCGGCCCCGTCCTGGCCGCCACCATCGCCGGACTGTGGCTGGAGCCGATCTTCCAGGCCCCGCTCCCCGGCCAGATCAACCTCGCCCTGGCCTGCCTGGTCGTGTGGGACCTCGCCCGCCCCGGCGCCGCGCTCGGCAAGGGCTTCGCGCTGGGCATCGCCGCCGGGATCACCCTGACCCCGGCGGTCCTCGTCCCGTACCTGCTGGCCACCCGCCGGGTGCGGGCCGGGCTGACGGCGCTGGCCGCCCTCGCCGCCACCGCCCTGCTCGGGCGGCTGGTCCTGCCCGAGGAGTCCGCCGCGTTCTGGTCCCGGCACCTGGCCACCACCGGCCGCGCCCTCGTGCTGGACGGGCCGGGCCTGTGGGTCTGGTGCGTCCCGCTGCTCGCGGTGCTCGTCGCGCGGGTCCGCACCGCCCACGGCCGGTCGGTCAGTCGTTCGCCAGCAGCTCGTCGGCGTCCATGA
- a CDS encoding DNA repair helicase XPB, with protein sequence MNGPLIVQSDKTLLLEVDHELAGAARRAIAPFAELERAPEHIHTYRITPLGLWNARAAGHDAEQVVDALVEYSRYPVPHALLVDVAETMARYGRLTLSKHPVHGLVLTSTDRPVLEEILRSKKITPLVGARLDPDTVAVHPSERGQIKQTLLKLGWPAEDLAGYVDGEAHAIDLAEDGWALRPYQQQAVEGFWHGGSGVVVLPCGAGKTLVGAGAMAKAKATTLILVTNTVSARQWKHELVKRTSLTEEEIGEYSGTRKEIRPVTIATYQVLTTKRKGVYPHLELFDSRDWGLIVYDEVHLLPAPVFKFTADLQARRRLGLTATLVREDGRESDVFSLIGPKRFDAPWKEIEAQGYIAPADCVEVRVNLTESERLAYATAETEEKYRFCATTATKRKVTEALVRKHRGEQTLVIGQYIDQLDELGEHLDAPVIKGETSNAQREKLFDAFRQGEISVLVVSKVANFSIDLPEATVAIQVSGTFGSRQEEAQRLGRVLRPKADGHEARFYSVVARDTIDQDFAAHRQRFLAEQGYAYRIMDADELLAND encoded by the coding sequence GTGAATGGTCCACTAATCGTCCAGAGCGACAAGACCCTCCTGCTCGAGGTCGACCACGAGCTCGCCGGAGCCGCGCGCCGCGCCATCGCTCCGTTCGCCGAGCTGGAGCGGGCACCCGAGCACATCCACACCTACCGGATCACCCCGCTCGGGCTGTGGAACGCCCGGGCCGCCGGACACGACGCCGAGCAGGTCGTCGACGCGCTCGTGGAGTACTCCCGCTACCCCGTGCCGCACGCGCTGCTCGTCGACGTCGCCGAGACCATGGCCCGCTACGGCCGCCTCACCCTCTCCAAGCACCCCGTGCACGGCCTGGTGCTGACCAGCACCGACCGGCCGGTGCTGGAGGAGATCCTGCGGTCGAAGAAGATCACCCCGCTGGTCGGGGCCCGGCTCGACCCCGACACCGTGGCCGTGCACCCCTCCGAGCGCGGGCAGATCAAGCAGACGCTGCTCAAGCTGGGCTGGCCGGCCGAGGACCTGGCCGGCTACGTCGACGGCGAGGCGCACGCGATCGACCTGGCCGAGGACGGCTGGGCGCTGCGCCCGTACCAGCAGCAGGCCGTCGAGGGCTTCTGGCACGGCGGCTCCGGCGTGGTCGTACTGCCCTGCGGCGCCGGCAAGACGCTGGTCGGCGCGGGCGCGATGGCGAAGGCGAAGGCGACCACGCTGATCCTGGTCACGAACACCGTCTCGGCCCGCCAGTGGAAGCACGAGCTGGTGAAGCGGACGTCGTTGACGGAGGAGGAGATCGGCGAGTACTCCGGCACCCGCAAGGAGATCCGGCCGGTCACGATCGCCACCTACCAGGTGCTGACGACGAAGCGGAAGGGTGTCTACCCGCACCTGGAGCTCTTCGACTCCCGGGACTGGGGCCTGATCGTCTACGACGAGGTGCACCTGCTGCCCGCGCCGGTCTTCAAGTTCACCGCCGACCTCCAGGCGCGGCGCCGGCTCGGCCTGACGGCGACGCTGGTGCGCGAGGACGGGCGCGAGTCGGACGTCTTCTCGCTGATCGGGCCGAAGCGGTTCGACGCCCCGTGGAAGGAGATCGAGGCGCAGGGCTACATCGCGCCCGCCGACTGCGTGGAGGTCCGGGTCAACCTGACCGAGTCCGAGCGGCTGGCGTACGCGACTGCCGAGACGGAGGAGAAGTACCGCTTCTGCGCGACGACGGCGACGAAGCGGAAGGTCACCGAGGCGCTGGTGCGCAAGCACCGGGGCGAGCAGACCCTCGTCATCGGGCAGTACATCGACCAGCTCGACGAGCTCGGCGAGCACCTGGACGCGCCCGTCATCAAGGGCGAGACGTCCAACGCGCAGCGCGAGAAGCTCTTCGACGCCTTCCGCCAGGGCGAGATCAGCGTGCTGGTCGTCTCGAAGGTCGCGAACTTCTCCATCGACCTGCCGGAGGCCACGGTCGCCATCCAGGTGTCGGGCACCTTCGGTTCGCGCCAGGAGGAGGCGCAGCGCCTGGGCCGCGTCCTGCGCCCGAAGGCGGACGGCCACGAGGCGCGGTTCTACTCGGTCGTCGCGCGGGACACGATCGACCAGGACTTCGCCGCGCACCGCCAGCGGTTCCTCGCCGAGCAGGGGTACGCCTACCGGATCATGGACGCCGACGAGCTGCTGGCGAACGACTGA
- a CDS encoding DoxX family protein, with protein sequence MTQTRFDRSLLFDSSPPASTVVHDVGLLVLRLVVGLTMAGHGTMKLFGWFGGPGLTATGKGFSMAGYPAGDAMAVIAGLSETLGGLGLALGLLTPLAGAALTGVFINILDVRGLDAYFPPKGVELEVVLFAAVIALTLTGPGRYAADHYLPVLRESRPRYCLLALLVGAVVGFIVLLIRD encoded by the coding sequence ATGACGCAGACACGGTTCGACCGCTCGCTCCTCTTCGACTCCTCGCCCCCCGCCTCCACCGTCGTCCACGACGTCGGCCTGCTCGTGCTCCGGCTCGTCGTCGGCCTCACGATGGCCGGCCACGGCACGATGAAGCTCTTCGGCTGGTTCGGCGGCCCCGGCCTCACCGCGACCGGCAAGGGCTTCTCCATGGCCGGCTATCCCGCCGGGGACGCCATGGCCGTCATCGCCGGCCTCTCCGAGACCCTCGGCGGCCTCGGTCTCGCCCTCGGCCTGCTCACCCCGCTCGCCGGCGCGGCCCTCACCGGCGTCTTCATCAACATCCTCGACGTCCGCGGCCTCGACGCCTACTTCCCGCCCAAGGGCGTGGAACTCGAAGTGGTGCTCTTCGCCGCGGTCATCGCCCTCACGCTCACCGGGCCCGGCCGCTACGCCGCCGACCACTACCTCCCGGTGTTGCGCGAATCACGGCCCCGCTACTGCCTGCTCGCACTGCTGGTCGGTGCCGTCGTGGGCTTCATCGTCCTGCTCATCCGGGACTGA
- a CDS encoding DUF4291 domain-containing protein, giving the protein MHAVPHRQIRAAHTDTTVTVYQAYAPHLGVPAARDNRFPPAWKRERMTWIKPSFLWMMYRCGWATKADQETVLAVEITREGFDRALREACLSHYEAGVHADRAAWQESLRRAPARVQWDPERSLRLGPLPYRSLQLGLSGPASRAYADEWTVSIRDVTPLVREVHGLLRSGAEGAEDAARALLPVETPYPSGPLEHLGA; this is encoded by the coding sequence ATGCACGCCGTACCGCACCGCCAGATCCGCGCCGCCCACACCGACACCACCGTCACCGTCTACCAGGCCTACGCGCCCCACCTCGGGGTCCCGGCGGCCCGCGACAACCGCTTCCCGCCCGCCTGGAAGCGCGAGCGGATGACGTGGATCAAGCCGTCGTTCCTGTGGATGATGTACCGCTGCGGCTGGGCCACCAAGGCCGACCAGGAGACGGTGCTCGCGGTCGAGATCACCCGCGAGGGCTTCGACCGGGCACTGCGCGAGGCCTGCCTGTCGCACTACGAGGCGGGCGTGCACGCCGACCGGGCGGCCTGGCAGGAGTCGCTGCGCCGGGCGCCCGCCCGCGTGCAGTGGGACCCGGAGCGCAGCCTGCGCCTGGGCCCGCTGCCCTACCGCTCGCTCCAGCTGGGCCTGTCCGGTCCGGCGTCGCGGGCGTACGCCGACGAGTGGACGGTCTCCATCCGCGATGTGACCCCGCTGGTCCGCGAGGTCCACGGCCTGCTCCGGTCGGGCGCGGAGGGCGCCGAGGACGCGGCCCGCGCGCTGCTGCCGGTGGAGACGCCCTACCCGTCGGGGCCGCTGGAGCACCTGGGCGCCTGA